In Streptomyces canus, one DNA window encodes the following:
- a CDS encoding helix-turn-helix transcriptional regulator, with amino-acid sequence MSTDYYARLEQQRAPQPSVQITTALAQALRLTPDERDHLFVLLGHNAPARFHRSEHVSLTLMRVLDRLDDSPAMVQTDLFDTLAMNRLAVALLGDQTRHAGLARSGYYRWFMDPAEHLLVPEETHERHGRAQAARLRAALTAGSDTARAARILAELQEHSREFVRMWELQQVAQRYDDCRTILHPELGRIDVDAQLPYTENRAQTLVVLTTRPGTESHSKLALLSVTGHQQVTP; translated from the coding sequence ATGTCCACCGACTACTACGCCCGGCTGGAACAGCAGCGTGCTCCGCAGCCCTCCGTCCAGATCACCACGGCTCTTGCCCAGGCACTGCGGCTGACCCCGGACGAACGCGACCACCTCTTCGTCCTCCTCGGCCACAATGCCCCGGCCCGCTTCCACCGCTCCGAACATGTCAGCCTGACGCTGATGCGGGTCCTGGACCGCCTGGACGACTCTCCGGCCATGGTGCAGACCGACCTGTTCGACACCCTCGCGATGAACCGCTTGGCCGTCGCACTGCTCGGCGACCAGACCCGCCACGCCGGTCTGGCCCGCAGCGGTTACTACCGCTGGTTCATGGACCCGGCCGAACATCTGCTGGTTCCCGAGGAGACCCACGAACGCCACGGCCGCGCCCAGGCAGCACGCCTGCGGGCCGCGCTGACAGCCGGCAGCGACACCGCCCGAGCCGCCCGGATCCTCGCCGAACTGCAGGAACACAGCCGCGAGTTCGTCCGCATGTGGGAACTTCAGCAGGTCGCCCAACGCTACGACGACTGCAGGACCATCCTCCATCCCGAACTCGGCCGCATCGACGTCGACGCCCAGCTCCCGTACACCGAGAACCGCGCCCAGACCCTGGTGGTGCTGACCACTCGCCCCGGCACGGAGAGCCACAGCAAGCTCGCCCTGCTCTCCGTCACAGGGCACCAGCAGGTCACGCCCTGA
- a CDS encoding cation diffusion facilitator family transporter, whose translation MGDHTHGHGPGHEHGGGGHAGHSHSVSADADRRWLGIALGLIAVFMVGEVVIGIMAQSLVLISDAAHMLTDAVSIVFALIAMRLAARPARGVFTYGLKRAEILSAQANGLTLLLLGAWLAYEAVHRLIDPPDVEGGLVFGTALAGIAVNIAAAWCISKANRSSLNVEGAYQHILNDLFAFIGTAVAGLIVLLTGFGRADALATLVVVALMVKAGYGLLRESGRIFLEAAPADVDPDALGDKLVSQPAVVEVHDLHVWQITSGQSALSAHVLVEPGGDCHAVRRDLEELLQHDYGITHTTLQVDHTPAQVLQVALTGEGASDAAHCEDPHGPIHRDGPHKH comes from the coding sequence ATGGGCGATCACACTCACGGGCACGGTCCAGGACACGAGCACGGAGGAGGAGGGCACGCCGGCCACTCCCACAGCGTCTCGGCGGACGCCGACCGGCGCTGGCTGGGCATCGCACTCGGCCTGATCGCCGTATTCATGGTGGGCGAGGTCGTCATCGGCATCATGGCCCAGTCTCTCGTCCTGATCTCGGACGCGGCACACATGCTGACCGATGCCGTGTCGATCGTGTTCGCGCTGATCGCCATGCGACTGGCCGCCCGCCCGGCCCGCGGCGTCTTCACCTACGGGCTGAAGCGCGCCGAGATCCTCTCCGCCCAGGCCAACGGCCTGACCCTGCTGCTGCTCGGCGCCTGGCTCGCCTACGAGGCCGTGCACCGCCTGATCGATCCGCCCGACGTGGAAGGCGGGCTGGTGTTCGGCACAGCCCTCGCCGGGATCGCGGTGAACATCGCGGCCGCCTGGTGCATCTCCAAGGCCAACCGTTCTTCGCTCAACGTCGAGGGTGCCTACCAGCACATCCTCAACGACCTGTTCGCCTTCATCGGCACCGCGGTGGCCGGCCTGATCGTTCTGCTCACCGGCTTCGGCCGCGCCGACGCCCTCGCCACGCTCGTGGTGGTCGCCCTCATGGTCAAGGCCGGGTACGGGCTGCTGCGGGAGTCGGGCCGCATTTTCCTGGAGGCCGCCCCCGCAGATGTCGACCCGGACGCGCTGGGCGACAAGCTTGTCTCCCAGCCGGCCGTCGTCGAGGTGCACGATCTGCACGTCTGGCAGATCACCTCCGGCCAGTCCGCCCTCTCCGCGCACGTCCTGGTCGAGCCTGGCGGCGACTGCCACGCTGTGCGCCGCGACCTGGAGGAACTCCTCCAGCACGACTACGGCATCACCCACACCACGCTCCAGGTCGACCACACCCCGGCACAGGTTTTGCAGGTCGCCCTGACCGGCGAAGGAGCGAGCGACGCCGCGCACTGCGAGGACCCGCACGGCCCCATCCACCGGGACGGGCCGCACAAGCACTGA